In a genomic window of Infirmifilum sp. NZ:
- a CDS encoding roadblock/LC7 domain-containing protein, whose translation MSSDKEAEVRGILGKIIKETHDAVSSIVFAWRDGIPISSIAPDQSQAEFLAVASAAALGSLDALGDIFGSRVKRVDVEFENGEHVVISSVDGSFIALSTASRPNLGLIHLVLRKYEDSIVKAAGVGYVDATKLPKDTR comes from the coding sequence ATGAGTTCAGATAAAGAGGCAGAAGTAAGGGGGATACTTGGGAAGATAATAAAGGAGACTCACGACGCTGTCTCTTCCATCGTTTTCGCCTGGCGCGACGGGATCCCGATATCCTCCATCGCGCCTGACCAGTCTCAGGCAGAGTTCCTCGCGGTAGCCTCTGCCGCAGCTTTGGGGTCTCTCGACGCGCTTGGTGATATTTTCGGTAGCCGGGTAAAAAGAGTAGACGTGGAATTCGAGAACGGGGAGCACGTTGTGATCTCGTCGGTTGATGGCTCCTTCATCGCTCTCTCCACGGCCTCTCGTCCAAACCTTGGGCTGATACACCTTGTCTTAAGGAAGTACGAGGATAGTATCGTTAAGGCAGCAGGGGTCGGGTATGTCGACGCAACGAAATTACCTAAAGATACTCGTTAG
- a CDS encoding GTP-binding protein yields MSTQRNYLKILVSGPYASGKTTFVKTIASNVLTTEVPVSSSYESQIKRYTTVAFDYGKTSVDGVDVYLFGTPGQTRLQFMWRVLSTGMHGYIFIVDGTSMLHVMRSRAVYDYMKSLGEYPHILAVSKQDLPGSVKPNIVAQLFGIKQENVMPLVTYERNSAYAVLKRIVEIIKRG; encoded by the coding sequence ATGTCGACGCAACGAAATTACCTAAAGATACTCGTTAGTGGACCTTATGCTAGCGGTAAAACAACCTTTGTGAAAACTATAGCATCTAACGTTCTCACGACGGAAGTCCCTGTATCCTCATCTTATGAGTCGCAGATTAAGCGGTATACGACCGTCGCTTTCGACTACGGCAAAACCAGTGTAGACGGTGTAGATGTATACCTGTTTGGAACTCCAGGGCAAACCCGCCTCCAGTTCATGTGGAGAGTTCTTTCAACTGGAATGCATGGATATATCTTCATCGTGGACGGCACCTCAATGCTACACGTAATGCGCTCGCGTGCTGTCTATGATTATATGAAAAGCCTAGGCGAGTATCCTCATATCTTAGCTGTGAGTAAACAGGACCTCCCAGGTAGTGTTAAACCGAACATCGTGGCGCAACTTTTCGGAATAAAACAGGAAAACGTCATGCCGCTCGTAACATACGAGAGAAACTCCGCCTACGCGGTTTTAAAGAGAATAGTTGAAATCATTAAGAGAGGTTAG
- a CDS encoding roadblock/LC7 domain-containing protein — MNIEALRRLIEPVTRVAGFEGFVVATGDGLPLLSSIADKELEEKVAALTAVLSEVGNRASTELGKGEAEWITVNAPDGSGIIYIKLGDLGYMAVLFSKDTRLGVLLYTLREVKKKITESKIA; from the coding sequence TTGAATATTGAGGCTTTGAGGAGGCTTATTGAGCCTGTTACTAGGGTTGCCGGGTTTGAGGGGTTTGTTGTCGCTACGGGTGATGGGTTGCCCTTGCTGAGCAGTATAGCTGACAAGGAGCTGGAGGAGAAGGTGGCGGCGCTCACGGCTGTGCTGAGCGAGGTTGGCAACAGGGCTAGCACTGAGCTCGGGAAGGGGGAGGCGGAGTGGATCACCGTCAACGCCCCAGACGGCTCAGGCATCATCTACATCAAGCTCGGGGATCTAGGCTACATGGCAGTCCTCTTCAGCAAAGACACAAGGCTAGGAGTCCTCCTATACACCCTAAGAGAAGTAAAAAAGAAGATAACAGAGTCGAAAATAGCTTAG
- a CDS encoding pyridoxal phosphate-dependent aminotransferase, translating into MPRIATRSQTIVSSPIRRIAALLDEARRKGDIISFGGGAPSLPPPQEVVDYLADLLRRSPQRTVAYGSTRGMIELRELIAQDLKKYWGVSYDPREEIIIVNGGTEGIYLALGSILEPGDEVILIDPTYVGYSEPIRLFGGRVRYVPVRVEEGYQPKIEDVKKVISPLTKAFILLSPDNPTGRIVTDAFVSELVRLAREHDFWIIFDAVYKHITYGRATPWVDAFPGARDRTITIHSFSKEASIPGFRLGYVTGPPEVIEAMEKIKQYVSLAPDTPGQLAMIKFYENGIKERYLNETVIPTYRKRRDFMYKAIQEYLPDAKTTLPEGAFYFFVDLRQYLEAMGRDDEEFANRLLYRKSVVVIPGKYFGEMGKGHVRMTFVSETEERIEEGLKRMNAYITSYL; encoded by the coding sequence ATGCCTAGGATAGCAACTCGCAGCCAAACGATCGTCAGTTCTCCGATAAGAAGAATAGCCGCGCTTTTAGATGAGGCAAGGCGTAAGGGGGACATAATCAGCTTTGGAGGTGGCGCGCCGAGTCTCCCTCCCCCGCAGGAGGTGGTGGATTATCTAGCGGATTTACTTAGACGCTCTCCCCAGAGGACGGTAGCTTACGGGAGCACCCGTGGGATGATAGAGCTTCGAGAATTAATAGCCCAAGACCTTAAGAAGTACTGGGGCGTATCCTATGATCCTCGTGAAGAGATAATCATCGTAAACGGGGGGACGGAGGGAATATACCTGGCTTTAGGGTCGATTCTCGAGCCCGGAGACGAGGTCATACTCATAGATCCAACATACGTCGGGTACTCGGAGCCTATTCGACTTTTTGGTGGGCGTGTTAGGTATGTTCCCGTGCGCGTGGAGGAGGGTTACCAGCCTAAGATCGAAGATGTGAAGAAGGTTATTTCCCCGTTGACAAAAGCGTTCATACTGCTATCCCCCGATAACCCTACCGGTCGTATAGTCACTGATGCGTTCGTCAGCGAGCTTGTGAGGTTGGCAAGGGAACACGACTTCTGGATAATATTTGACGCCGTGTACAAGCACATCACGTATGGCCGAGCTACGCCTTGGGTTGACGCTTTTCCGGGAGCCAGAGACAGGACTATAACCATTCACAGCTTCAGCAAGGAGGCATCTATACCAGGGTTCCGGCTCGGCTACGTGACAGGCCCCCCTGAGGTTATAGAGGCAATGGAGAAGATAAAGCAGTATGTTTCCCTTGCACCTGACACGCCAGGGCAACTAGCGATGATCAAGTTCTATGAGAACGGTATTAAAGAGCGGTACCTCAACGAAACGGTCATTCCCACCTATAGGAAGCGCCGTGATTTCATGTACAAGGCCATACAGGAGTATTTACCCGACGCTAAGACAACACTGCCCGAAGGAGCCTTTTACTTTTTCGTAGACCTAAGGCAGTACCTCGAAGCAATGGGGAGAGATGATGAGGAGTTCGCTAATCGCTTGCTGTACAGGAAGAGCGTAGTAGTCATTCCGGGAAAATATTTCGGCGAGATGGGCAAAGGACACGTCAGAATGACTTTCGTGAGCGAAACCGAGGAGAGGATAGAGGAGGGTCTCAAGAGGATGAACGCCTACATCACTAGTTATCTCTAA
- a CDS encoding 30S ribosomal protein S11: MTEAEREQKEQKPRDEKEAKQRSDVGIAWIYASYNNTIIHITDLSGAETIAIASGGQVAKADRDKPSPWAAMQAAAKAAKIALDKGIRVVHVKVKAPGGYGAKTPGPGAGPAIRALVRAGLMVDRIEDVTPLPTDSIRKPGGRRGRRV; the protein is encoded by the coding sequence ATGACGGAAGCTGAGAGAGAGCAAAAAGAGCAGAAACCTCGCGATGAAAAAGAAGCCAAACAGAGGAGCGATGTGGGTATAGCTTGGATATACGCCAGCTACAACAACACAATTATACACATCACCGACTTATCCGGCGCAGAAACTATAGCAATAGCCTCTGGGGGGCAAGTCGCTAAGGCGGACAGGGACAAACCTTCTCCTTGGGCTGCCATGCAAGCTGCGGCTAAAGCTGCAAAGATTGCATTGGATAAGGGTATTAGAGTTGTACACGTTAAAGTGAAGGCTCCAGGAGGCTATGGAGCAAAGACGCCTGGTCCCGGTGCAGGACCAGCGATCAGGGCGCTCGTCCGTGCAGGACTAATGGTTGACAGGATCGAAGACGTTACACCGCTGCCTACGGACTCCATTAGGAAGCCCGGAGGGCGCAGAGGAAGAAGAGTATAG
- a CDS encoding 30S ribosomal protein S4, which translates to MGDPKKSRRKWQGPGHPWRKEVLEEEMRLLGEYGLRNKRELWIAKSLLREIRARARKLLALPENQRIPLEKPLVSRLYRMGLLPSEDSTLDEILSLNVRHVLERRLQTMVYRKGLASSIYHARQLITHGHIAIGGRRVRSPGYLVPRDEEDLIGFYPLSPYAKRSQPIGVGG; encoded by the coding sequence ATGGGCGATCCTAAAAAGTCCAGGAGAAAGTGGCAGGGTCCGGGGCACCCGTGGAGGAAAGAGGTTCTAGAGGAGGAGATGCGACTGCTGGGTGAGTACGGCCTAAGAAACAAGCGAGAGTTATGGATAGCCAAATCCTTACTCAGGGAGATAAGAGCGCGAGCCAGGAAGCTGCTTGCTCTACCCGAAAACCAGAGAATTCCTTTGGAGAAGCCTCTTGTCTCTCGTCTATATCGGATGGGGCTCCTCCCTAGCGAAGACTCTACCCTTGATGAAATCCTAAGCTTAAACGTCAGGCACGTGCTTGAGAGACGGCTGCAAACAATGGTGTACAGGAAGGGACTGGCTTCCAGCATTTACCACGCGCGGCAGCTCATAACACATGGTCATATAGCAATCGGCGGTCGAAGAGTCAGGAGTCCGGGGTATCTTGTACCGAGGGATGAGGAAGATCTTATAGGCTTTTACCCGTTATCTCCTTATGCTAAGCGTTCACAGCCCATTGGGGTGGGTGGGTAA
- a CDS encoding 30S ribosomal protein S13, translated as MASEFRYIVRVAGVDLPGDKALAYALADIKGIGVNTAYAVLRKMGYDPHRLLGTLTDEDVEKLSNALRNIEALGLPNWMLNRRKDPVTGVDQHLVTSDLLLTVRSDIETMKKIKSYKGVRHMLGLKVRGQRTRTTGRTGMTLGVKRGAAKQQEQKK; from the coding sequence ATGGCTAGCGAGTTTCGCTACATCGTTAGGGTTGCGGGAGTAGATTTGCCCGGCGATAAAGCCCTAGCCTATGCATTAGCGGACATTAAAGGAATCGGCGTTAACACGGCTTACGCGGTTCTGAGAAAGATGGGCTATGACCCTCATCGGCTTCTCGGAACCCTCACAGATGAGGATGTGGAGAAACTATCCAACGCTTTACGAAACATCGAAGCACTCGGACTGCCAAACTGGATGCTAAACAGGAGGAAAGACCCTGTTACGGGGGTTGACCAACACTTAGTCACATCCGACTTACTGCTAACAGTTAGGAGTGACATAGAAACCATGAAGAAGATAAAGAGTTACAAAGGTGTCAGACACATGCTGGGCCTGAAGGTTAGAGGCCAGAGAACACGGACAACAGGCAGAACGGGGATGACGTTAGGAGTGAAGAGAGGAGCTGCAAAGCAACAGGAGCAGAAAAAGTAG
- a CDS encoding GNAT family N-acetyltransferase: MEEVLFVTPDNFALLKQIMEVMVDAWSMPDYAEALPPHIMKAILDNGGFIEAAVHGGRVVGFVLGFIGYDPEFGYYHYSHMLGVRKEYRGRSIALKLKLHQREWCISRGYRLVVWTFDPHQGLNARFNFGKLGVVSRKFYENYYGEIADGINVGLPTDRFKVEWWILSKRVEKRVSGHDTPPSYDEVKDVAQQLIHTERRDGVRIPTAISRDIPSELVLLEFPGDINSLKAVCFECALRWKHVFREAIQSLLKQGYIVVEHVSLLEGEERRNFYLLTKSPLDELLEGEYPWR, translated from the coding sequence ATGGAAGAGGTGCTTTTCGTAACTCCGGATAACTTCGCTCTCCTTAAACAAATCATGGAGGTCATGGTGGATGCCTGGTCCATGCCGGACTACGCGGAGGCTCTGCCGCCACACATAATGAAAGCCATACTTGACAACGGGGGGTTTATTGAGGCCGCGGTGCACGGCGGGCGTGTTGTCGGTTTTGTCCTCGGTTTTATTGGCTATGACCCAGAGTTTGGCTACTACCACTACTCTCATATGCTCGGTGTCCGCAAGGAGTACCGCGGTAGGAGTATAGCTCTCAAGTTAAAACTTCACCAGAGAGAATGGTGTATAAGTAGAGGCTACAGGCTCGTTGTATGGACGTTTGATCCACACCAAGGCTTGAACGCCAGGTTCAATTTTGGGAAGCTAGGGGTGGTTTCACGCAAATTCTACGAAAACTATTACGGCGAAATAGCAGATGGTATAAACGTCGGCTTACCCACCGACCGCTTCAAGGTGGAGTGGTGGATACTGAGCAAAAGAGTGGAAAAACGTGTCAGCGGGCATGACACCCCACCATCTTACGACGAGGTGAAAGACGTTGCCCAACAACTCATACACACAGAGAGAAGGGACGGCGTTAGAATTCCAACTGCAATATCACGGGATATTCCAAGCGAACTTGTTCTCCTCGAGTTCCCGGGTGATATAAACAGCCTAAAAGCCGTATGCTTTGAATGCGCACTTAGATGGAAGCACGTTTTCCGCGAAGCTATTCAGAGCTTACTTAAGCAGGGGTACATAGTGGTAGAGCATGTGTCCCTCCTCGAGGGCGAGGAGAGGCGCAACTTCTACCTGCTGACAAAAAGCCCCCTGGATGAACTACTCGAGGGTGAGTACCCGTGGAGATAA
- the menC gene encoding o-succinylbenzoate synthase, producing MEIRKVDIYLLEMKLKEEFRTSFGGIKARPVVLVRVEERGGEEGWGELVAEWGPWYSYETFEVSLLVLKKFIVPLLMESGTRDPEEFLRLASRVRGYPMAKTAVEEALVDLSARLRKIPVAEVLGGRPKDVEAGVSIGIKPNIKELLDEVKLRLDEGYRRVKIKIEPGFDVKPVSAVRKEFGDIPLQVDANGAYSIRDLQIFEELDKQDLLMIEQPFAWDDLLAHRVLARKISTPICLDESIASVQDLVIGWMLGSLEVVNVKPARVGGVTVAKRMLDIALELGIGAWIGGMLETGVGRAFLVALASHPAVSYPNDISASNRYWDEDIVEPPWTLTSRGTIEVPNKPGLGVEVLTDRIEKMSREKWSVSRGTVA from the coding sequence GTGGAGATAAGGAAGGTCGACATATATCTCCTTGAAATGAAGCTTAAGGAGGAGTTTAGAACAAGTTTCGGGGGCATAAAGGCACGACCAGTCGTTTTAGTTCGAGTGGAGGAGAGAGGCGGAGAAGAAGGCTGGGGAGAGCTTGTTGCCGAGTGGGGGCCGTGGTATAGTTATGAAACCTTCGAAGTATCACTGCTCGTATTGAAGAAATTCATTGTGCCTCTGCTGATGGAGAGCGGTACCCGAGATCCAGAGGAGTTTTTGAGGCTTGCCTCGCGAGTTAGAGGTTATCCTATGGCTAAGACCGCGGTTGAAGAGGCTCTTGTAGATCTCTCAGCTCGCCTCAGGAAAATCCCGGTGGCCGAGGTTCTCGGGGGCAGACCCAAGGATGTCGAGGCAGGGGTCAGTATAGGCATCAAGCCTAACATTAAGGAACTTTTAGACGAGGTGAAGCTGAGACTAGATGAAGGCTACCGGCGAGTTAAAATAAAGATAGAGCCGGGATTCGACGTCAAGCCTGTTTCCGCTGTAAGGAAGGAGTTTGGCGATATCCCCCTTCAGGTCGACGCTAATGGTGCTTACTCAATTAGGGATCTCCAAATATTCGAAGAACTGGACAAGCAAGACTTACTTATGATCGAGCAACCCTTTGCTTGGGACGATCTCCTGGCGCACCGAGTGCTTGCCAGGAAGATCTCGACCCCAATCTGCCTGGATGAAAGCATAGCATCGGTTCAAGACCTAGTGATTGGGTGGATGTTGGGTTCGCTTGAAGTAGTGAACGTGAAGCCGGCACGAGTAGGGGGTGTGACGGTTGCTAAGAGAATGCTGGACATAGCACTGGAGCTTGGCATTGGAGCTTGGATCGGTGGGATGCTTGAAACAGGTGTGGGCCGAGCCTTCCTTGTTGCTTTAGCCTCCCACCCAGCTGTTAGTTACCCTAACGACATCTCGGCGAGCAACAGGTACTGGGATGAAGACATCGTTGAGCCACCGTGGACTTTAACGAGCAGAGGAACAATCGAGGTACCCAATAAGCCCGGTCTCGGAGTGGAAGTTTTAACAGACAGGATAGAAAAAATGAGTAGAGAGAAATGGAGTGTATCGAGAGGAACTGTAGCTTAA
- a CDS encoding Cdc6/Cdc18 family protein — protein MLEDKHSLPPRIILDHKKMSSEYVPLYLPHRESEVKETLRHLYSIVKGEKDVTKTVIYTGPTGTGKTAVAKRILVTLGEQASSGKLPPLMTSYVNAYDLRSKYAFFRKIGEDVGLRFPRKGFSTHEVITYIFQTLSRGDSNLVLVIDEADLLVRQKEGEEILYILIRLRELLSDVNVGLGMLAIFRDFQLSIESVSNVGIKSSLSSAVIRFNPYTSRQLSDILRFRIEKEGAIRPGAVNDEVIDMIANTFGYDHQRGGAGDARMALKALYYAAMRAESQGRSLVLPEDVREVLNQGLLPTPYDEEEIKRLQLHEKLLLLAITNVLLVEKERAYVSIGDVEFEYEDLCNRFGVKPLRHTSIWERIQFLKHKGLVDARVSSVEGKGRSTHIALPQTSENEFYGINRVPLNLLQKVLEEMIERDLKASSG, from the coding sequence ATGCTCGAAGACAAGCACTCGCTACCACCTCGAATCATACTGGATCACAAGAAGATGAGCAGCGAGTACGTACCTCTTTACCTGCCTCATAGGGAGAGCGAAGTTAAAGAGACACTCAGACACCTCTACTCGATAGTGAAAGGCGAGAAGGATGTAACCAAGACGGTGATATACACAGGCCCTACTGGTACGGGAAAAACTGCAGTTGCGAAAAGGATACTGGTGACGCTAGGCGAGCAAGCGTCTTCGGGAAAACTCCCTCCTCTCATGACCAGTTACGTTAACGCTTACGATCTTAGATCAAAATACGCTTTTTTCCGGAAGATTGGAGAAGACGTTGGTTTGAGGTTTCCCAGAAAGGGTTTCTCCACCCATGAAGTAATCACTTACATCTTCCAAACCCTCTCTAGAGGGGACTCAAATTTGGTTCTCGTCATAGATGAGGCGGACTTACTCGTTCGACAAAAGGAGGGTGAAGAGATCCTCTATATACTGATCAGGCTTAGAGAGCTTCTCAGCGATGTAAACGTTGGATTGGGAATGCTTGCCATCTTCAGAGATTTCCAGTTGAGTATTGAGAGTGTTTCAAACGTGGGTATTAAAAGCTCGCTCTCATCTGCCGTCATTCGCTTCAACCCGTACACCTCAAGGCAGTTAAGCGACATTCTCCGATTCAGGATTGAGAAAGAGGGGGCTATAAGACCTGGCGCCGTCAATGACGAAGTGATCGATATGATCGCAAACACGTTTGGTTATGATCACCAGCGCGGAGGTGCAGGGGATGCCCGTATGGCCTTGAAAGCCCTGTACTATGCTGCAATGAGAGCTGAAAGTCAAGGACGTAGCCTGGTACTTCCGGAAGACGTGAGGGAAGTTCTAAACCAGGGTCTATTGCCTACGCCGTACGATGAGGAAGAAATTAAACGGTTACAACTCCACGAGAAGCTCTTGCTTCTGGCGATAACGAATGTACTGCTCGTTGAAAAAGAGAGAGCTTACGTGAGTATTGGAGATGTAGAGTTCGAGTACGAGGACCTCTGTAACAGGTTCGGTGTAAAGCCTCTAAGACATACAAGCATTTGGGAGAGGATTCAGTTTCTGAAGCATAAGGGGTTAGTTGACGCGCGCGTAAGTAGTGTTGAGGGCAAGGGTAGGAGCACGCATATTGCTTTACCACAGACTTCCGAAAATGAATTCTATGGAATAAACCGGGTACCTCTGAATCTTCTTCAAAAGGTTCTCGAAGAAATGATTGAAAGAGACCTTAAGGCCTCTTCAGGCTAA
- a CDS encoding replication factor C large subunit gives MSSAVKFVPWVEKYRPKRIQDVVGNEEAKKEYIAWLNSWIRGKPTHKAALLYGPPGCGKTSIVYATASEYKWELIEINASDVRSREAIQSRVFPAIGSGSLYGYSGKIVLIDEVDGVWTREDVGGLDAILDLINKTRYPVVLTANDPWDPKLKDLREACKLIEFKKIGKREIIRVLEEICSREGIQCDREVLSAIADNAKGDLRAAINDLQTIAMGRRSVSLADLQILGERAEQENMFEIVRTVLTAKTPEQALSVTRLPSLDYEMLIQWLSENIIAQYTPSYTAIADAYDALSLADIYLARMKREQMWALLPYVLELMTAGVASSRERPPFKFVKYSFPEKLRILSRYKTKREKFTEVARAAAKKLHVSTATFATEFLPYLRVINSYNKELAQRILRSIGVSEDAVRYVLEA, from the coding sequence ATGAGCTCTGCGGTGAAGTTCGTACCCTGGGTTGAAAAATACAGGCCTAAGAGAATACAGGATGTCGTTGGGAACGAGGAGGCCAAGAAGGAATACATAGCATGGTTGAATTCTTGGATACGTGGGAAACCTACTCATAAGGCCGCCCTCCTCTACGGGCCTCCAGGCTGCGGTAAAACAAGCATCGTCTACGCAACGGCCTCCGAGTACAAGTGGGAGCTCATCGAGATAAACGCCAGCGACGTTAGATCCAGGGAAGCTATTCAGAGCAGGGTTTTCCCAGCAATCGGGTCGGGCTCTCTATATGGATACTCCGGTAAAATAGTGCTCATCGATGAAGTTGACGGGGTGTGGACCCGCGAGGATGTGGGTGGTTTGGATGCTATCCTAGATCTGATCAATAAAACTCGGTATCCGGTGGTTCTTACGGCAAATGACCCGTGGGATCCCAAGCTTAAAGATCTCCGCGAGGCTTGCAAGCTCATCGAATTCAAGAAAATCGGTAAGCGTGAGATAATCAGGGTCCTGGAGGAAATATGCTCGCGAGAGGGCATTCAGTGCGATCGCGAGGTCTTATCCGCTATAGCGGATAATGCCAAAGGGGATCTTCGCGCGGCTATCAACGATCTTCAGACCATTGCGATGGGACGTAGATCTGTAAGCCTAGCTGATCTACAAATTCTAGGTGAAAGGGCAGAACAAGAGAATATGTTCGAAATAGTCAGGACCGTCTTGACGGCTAAGACTCCTGAGCAGGCTCTATCCGTAACACGGTTGCCGTCACTTGACTATGAGATGCTAATCCAGTGGCTCAGCGAAAACATAATTGCCCAGTATACACCCAGCTACACTGCCATCGCTGATGCTTACGATGCACTTTCGCTAGCAGATATCTATCTTGCTCGGATGAAGCGAGAGCAGATGTGGGCTTTACTACCATACGTACTGGAGCTGATGACTGCTGGCGTGGCCAGCTCGCGAGAAAGACCTCCCTTCAAATTCGTCAAGTACAGCTTTCCCGAAAAGCTTAGAATTCTCTCTCGTTATAAAACCAAGCGTGAGAAATTCACCGAGGTAGCTCGCGCAGCGGCTAAAAAACTCCACGTTTCAACAGCGACTTTCGCGACAGAGTTTCTCCCCTATCTAAGGGTTATAAATTCCTACAATAAAGAACTAGCGCAGCGAATACTACGCTCGATAGGCGTCAGCGAAGACGCAGTTAGGTACGTGCTTGAAGCCTAA
- a CDS encoding replication factor C small subunit has product MSEVEVWVEKYRPRSLDEIVDQEEIVRRLKEFVKTRSLPHLLFAGPPGTGKTTAALALARDLYGENWRDNTLELNASDERGIDVIRSRIKDYARTLPIGDVPFKLVILDEADNMTGDAQQALRRTMELFSRNTRFILIANYVSKIIEPIQSRCAVFRFQPLPKGAAIERLKWIASQEGVNVDDEALDVIWEEAQGDLRKAINTLQAASAITRNVTAEVVYAALGKVRPREVEEMIQSALAGDLLKAREKLRVLLYNYGLSGLDIVRFIHREIFSVKKSVKLDTVTLAELISLVAEANYRIVEGSDDEIQLMALLSKLALAAQRQPVGGK; this is encoded by the coding sequence ATGTCTGAAGTTGAAGTTTGGGTCGAAAAATACAGGCCACGCTCTCTCGATGAAATAGTTGACCAGGAAGAAATCGTGCGCCGTCTTAAAGAGTTTGTGAAGACCAGGAGCCTCCCCCACCTTCTCTTTGCGGGTCCCCCGGGTACTGGGAAAACAACGGCAGCCCTAGCGCTAGCCCGTGACCTTTACGGGGAGAATTGGCGAGACAACACTCTCGAGTTAAACGCCAGCGATGAGCGCGGGATAGACGTTATAAGAAGCCGCATAAAGGACTATGCCAGAACTTTGCCTATAGGCGACGTCCCCTTTAAGCTAGTGATTCTAGACGAAGCCGACAACATGACGGGTGACGCTCAACAAGCCTTAAGGAGGACTATGGAGCTCTTCAGCAGAAATACCAGGTTCATTTTGATTGCAAACTATGTTTCTAAGATAATTGAGCCTATACAGTCACGCTGCGCCGTCTTCCGCTTCCAGCCGTTGCCAAAGGGGGCGGCCATCGAGAGGCTCAAGTGGATCGCCTCTCAGGAAGGGGTAAACGTCGACGACGAAGCATTAGATGTGATCTGGGAGGAAGCGCAGGGCGATCTGAGGAAGGCTATAAACACACTTCAAGCCGCATCAGCAATAACGAGAAACGTCACCGCTGAAGTTGTGTATGCGGCCCTAGGAAAAGTTAGGCCACGGGAGGTGGAAGAAATGATTCAAAGCGCCTTAGCTGGCGACCTCTTAAAAGCACGGGAAAAGTTGAGAGTACTGCTCTATAACTACGGTCTCTCGGGCCTAGACATCGTGCGCTTCATACATAGGGAAATCTTTTCGGTGAAAAAGTCCGTTAAGCTCGACACCGTAACTCTCGCAGAACTAATTTCTCTCGTCGCGGAGGCCAACTACCGCATTGTTGAAGGATCAGACGACGAAATCCAGCTTATGGCCCTTCTATCTAAACTGGCTCTAGCAGCCCAGAGGCAACCCGTAGGCGGAAAGTGA
- a CDS encoding 30S ribosomal protein S7, whose amino-acid sequence MSQETQGAVLKTLSGEEIKLFGKWSVSEVEIRDQSLRRYISLKPVLVPHSEGRHAKHRFGKANVSIVERLANELMRPGRNAGKKMLALNIVKRAFEIIELKTGKNPVQVLVWAIENASPREETTRVIYGGILYHVSVDVSPQRRVDLALRFITEGARACSFNNPKTIEECLADEIVAAAYGDANSYALRKKEEIERIALASR is encoded by the coding sequence ATGTCTCAGGAGACTCAAGGAGCAGTCCTTAAGACTCTTAGCGGTGAGGAAATCAAGCTGTTCGGGAAGTGGAGCGTCTCAGAGGTCGAAATTAGAGATCAGAGCCTGCGAAGATACATTTCGCTAAAGCCTGTACTTGTCCCCCATTCAGAGGGGAGACACGCTAAGCATCGTTTTGGTAAAGCAAACGTGTCAATCGTAGAGAGGCTTGCAAACGAGCTGATGAGACCTGGTAGGAATGCCGGGAAGAAAATGCTGGCATTAAATATAGTTAAAAGGGCATTCGAGATAATAGAGCTCAAAACAGGTAAGAACCCTGTGCAGGTCTTAGTTTGGGCTATCGAAAACGCGTCTCCAAGAGAAGAAACAACGCGCGTAATCTACGGTGGTATACTCTACCACGTATCTGTGGACGTATCGCCTCAAAGGAGAGTAGACCTTGCGCTCAGGTTTATCACTGAGGGTGCGCGCGCCTGTTCCTTTAACAACCCCAAGACGATCGAGGAGTGCCTAGCGGACGAGATTGTAGCGGCTGCGTACGGTGATGCCAACAGTTACGCTTTAAGAAAGAAGGAGGAGATAGAGAGGATAGCCCTAGCCTCAAGGTAG